The following are encoded in a window of Armatimonas rosea genomic DNA:
- a CDS encoding OmpA family protein, producing MRYALGLTVLGGSALLSGCHIDMWEQPKMKAYYESDFYTDRQASRAVPEGTIARGRLRTDDAFTTGKEGTKFIAQLPAEAVQSFGGPKAMLDRGQERYTIYCSPCHGTTGNGNGFIAQRGLGFWQKLPATLLQPRLQKVEDGYLYDVLTHGKGAMYGYASRIQDYNDRWAVVAYVRALQLAGGGALPEAVAEAPAKPAEKAPATPAPKAPTEEALMQEQADLDSAMSKLSGDVLFDTAKATLKPEAQTFLVAVAEILKKNAGSKVEVGGHTDSKGNEASNQALSEQRARAVRDFLTSKGVAVGMLTAKGYGSSKPVGDNNTDEGRAKNRRITLVVQGGAK from the coding sequence ATGCGATACGCGCTGGGCTTGACAGTCTTGGGGGGGAGCGCTCTGCTCTCCGGTTGCCACATCGATATGTGGGAGCAGCCCAAGATGAAGGCCTACTACGAGAGCGATTTCTACACCGACCGACAGGCCAGTCGCGCCGTGCCGGAGGGGACGATCGCTCGGGGACGGCTCCGCACCGACGATGCCTTTACGACGGGTAAAGAGGGGACGAAGTTTATCGCCCAGCTTCCCGCCGAGGCTGTCCAGAGCTTTGGTGGTCCCAAGGCGATGCTGGACCGGGGGCAAGAGCGCTACACGATCTACTGCTCGCCCTGCCACGGCACCACGGGCAATGGCAATGGCTTTATCGCCCAGCGTGGCCTTGGCTTCTGGCAGAAGCTTCCCGCGACCCTGCTCCAGCCCCGCCTGCAAAAAGTGGAGGATGGCTATCTCTACGATGTCCTGACCCACGGGAAGGGCGCGATGTACGGTTATGCCTCGCGGATTCAGGACTACAACGACCGCTGGGCCGTGGTTGCCTACGTTCGTGCCCTGCAGCTTGCCGGTGGGGGAGCCCTTCCTGAGGCCGTGGCTGAGGCACCTGCCAAGCCCGCTGAGAAAGCCCCTGCGACTCCTGCGCCGAAGGCTCCTACCGAGGAAGCGCTGATGCAGGAGCAGGCCGACCTTGACTCCGCAATGAGCAAGCTCTCGGGGGATGTTCTCTTTGACACCGCGAAAGCGACCCTAAAGCCTGAGGCCCAGACCTTCCTGGTCGCGGTCGCCGAGATTCTCAAGAAGAATGCGGGATCCAAGGTCGAGGTGGGCGGACACACCGACTCCAAGGGGAACGAGGCCAGCAATCAGGCCCTCTCCGAGCAGCGTGCCCGTGCGGTGCGTGATTTCCTGACAAGCAAGGGAGTGGCGGTGGGGATGCTCACGGCCAAGGGCTATGGCTCCAGCAAGCCGGTCGGGGACAACAACACCGACGAAGGCCGGGCAAAGAACCGACGCATTACCCTGGTGGTACAGGGAGGCGCAAAATAA
- a CDS encoding DUF3341 domain-containing protein, whose amino-acid sequence MAGHGHGHDHGPVENPIFGMVAEFDSPDDLLAAVKRATAAGYSKTDAYAPFPIHGLAEALPNGTDDRLPWLAFFGGLTGCMLGFGLQYFINVIDYPMNVGGKPLNTWPQFLPVTFECTVLCTGLTTFISQWALNGLPRYHHPIFNAPNFDRATQDRFFLCIETKDPKYEPNETAAFLNGLGALNVAEVARQ is encoded by the coding sequence ATGGCAGGACACGGTCACGGCCACGATCATGGGCCGGTAGAGAACCCTATCTTTGGGATGGTGGCGGAGTTCGACTCGCCCGATGACCTGCTGGCAGCAGTCAAGCGGGCCACGGCAGCGGGCTACTCCAAGACCGATGCCTACGCCCCCTTTCCGATCCACGGACTGGCAGAGGCACTCCCCAACGGCACCGACGACCGCCTCCCTTGGCTGGCGTTCTTTGGGGGACTGACGGGCTGTATGCTTGGGTTTGGGCTGCAGTACTTCATCAATGTCATCGACTACCCGATGAACGTCGGGGGAAAGCCGCTCAACACCTGGCCTCAGTTCCTCCCGGTCACCTTTGAGTGCACGGTTCTCTGCACGGGCTTGACGACTTTTATCTCGCAGTGGGCGCTCAATGGCCTGCCGCGGTACCACCACCCTATCTTCAATGCGCCCAACTTTGACCGGGCAACTCAGGACCGGTTCTTCCTGTGCATTGAGACCAAAGATCCGAAGTACGAACCCAATGAGACGGCAGCGTTCCTGAATGGGCTGGGAGCCCTGAATGTTGCGGAGGTTGCGCGCCAGTGA
- a CDS encoding SCO family protein codes for MFRRGLLALVMALGVLAPSAFAQGQSQQAPAGSRPRFDTGINAARDVAINQNLDAELPLEAQFHDELGRTVALKEYFGKKPVWMVLPFFKCTGTCPMMVDGMISVMHEPSLGYQIGRDFEIVVISINPRETPEIAAAKKQEYLSKLGLAGAEKSFHFLTGDEKDIRAVADALGYKYVYDARTDQYAHASATFVATPKGKISRYHFGVSYSPKDVRLSLTEAGQGRIGSLAEKVLLFCYHYDPQRNTYGLAAFRLTQVLGVVTILALGSFMIINFRREAREQQLTRTSGGDVVNKTSDREA; via the coding sequence ATGTTTCGTCGTGGTCTGCTCGCTCTGGTGATGGCACTGGGGGTGCTGGCACCCTCTGCCTTTGCACAGGGCCAGTCCCAGCAAGCACCGGCGGGCTCCCGTCCACGTTTTGACACGGGCATCAATGCTGCCCGAGATGTCGCCATCAACCAGAACCTGGATGCCGAGCTTCCGCTGGAGGCACAGTTTCACGACGAGCTGGGGCGGACGGTGGCACTCAAGGAGTACTTTGGTAAGAAGCCTGTCTGGATGGTCTTGCCGTTCTTTAAGTGTACCGGTACCTGTCCGATGATGGTGGATGGGATGATCTCGGTGATGCACGAGCCGAGCCTGGGCTACCAGATTGGCCGTGATTTTGAGATTGTGGTGATCTCGATCAACCCCCGAGAGACCCCCGAGATCGCGGCGGCCAAGAAGCAAGAGTACTTGAGTAAGCTAGGGCTAGCCGGGGCCGAGAAGTCGTTTCACTTTCTGACCGGTGACGAGAAAGACATCCGGGCGGTTGCCGATGCGCTAGGCTACAAGTATGTCTACGATGCGCGCACTGACCAGTATGCCCATGCTAGTGCGACCTTTGTTGCGACTCCCAAGGGCAAGATCTCGCGCTATCACTTTGGCGTGAGCTACTCACCGAAGGACGTGCGACTCTCGCTGACAGAAGCGGGTCAGGGACGGATTGGGAGTCTGGCGGAGAAGGTTTTGCTGTTTTGCTACCACTACGATCCGCAGCGCAATACCTACGGGCTCGCTGCGTTTCGCTTGACCCAGGTACTGGGCGTGGTGACAATTCTGGCACTTGGCTCGTTTATGATCATTAACTTCCGGCGCGAGGCCCGGGAACAACAGTTAACCCGAACTTCGGGAGGAGACGTCGTGAACAAGACGTCTGACAGAGAGGCTTGA
- a CDS encoding cytochrome c oxidase subunit I, whose product MNTDHSIKSWLLTVDHKRIALLYLFSVSAFFLLGGLAAGLVRFELTAPKGQILSSEAYNRVFSAHGIIMVFLFLIPAIPAILGNFALPLMIGARDLAFPRLNLISWYVYMTGGTFILISLFSGGVDTGWTFYTPYSSIYANGNVALCLLGVFFGGFSSIFTGLNFIVTVHKMRAAGMTWFRLPLFVWAMYATSVIIMLGTPVVAVTLLMVLVERTLGFGLFSPELGGDPVLFQHMFWFYSHPAVYIMMLPALGITNEIIAANCKKRIFGYEFVAMSSLAIAAFGFVVWGHHMFATAQSMYSSMVFSIISFLVAVPSAIKVFNWIATIFKGSVELSSHMLFALGFIGLFVVGGLTGLFLSSLATDVHLTATYFVVAHFHYVMVGGALMGFMGGLHYWWPKITGRLYPEFPAKLSAIITFVGFNMTFFPQFIVGYLGMPRRYHFYAPEYQIWHIASTAGSTVLGVGFALPVCYLLWSWFKGPKALANPWGAVGLEWTIPSPPVTHNFLVAPVVTWEAYEYTGEHPAHDVLDHAHDHDHETVAPVREETHV is encoded by the coding sequence ATCAACACCGACCACTCGATCAAGTCCTGGTTGCTGACAGTTGACCACAAGCGCATCGCGCTCTTGTATCTCTTCTCCGTCTCCGCCTTCTTCCTTCTGGGAGGGCTTGCAGCGGGCCTAGTGCGCTTTGAGCTCACCGCGCCCAAGGGACAGATCCTCTCCAGTGAGGCCTACAACCGAGTGTTCTCGGCCCACGGCATCATCATGGTGTTCCTGTTCCTGATCCCGGCGATCCCGGCGATCTTGGGGAACTTTGCGCTCCCGCTGATGATTGGTGCCCGTGACCTTGCCTTTCCGCGGCTAAACCTTATCTCCTGGTATGTCTACATGACCGGAGGGACGTTTATCCTGATCTCCCTTTTCTCTGGAGGAGTCGATACCGGGTGGACCTTCTACACGCCTTACTCTAGTATCTACGCGAATGGAAATGTCGCGCTGTGTCTGCTAGGCGTCTTCTTTGGAGGGTTCTCGTCGATCTTCACCGGGCTGAACTTTATCGTCACGGTCCACAAGATGCGCGCCGCGGGCATGACCTGGTTCCGTCTGCCGCTGTTTGTCTGGGCGATGTATGCAACGTCGGTGATCATCATGCTGGGGACGCCGGTTGTGGCGGTGACCCTTCTGATGGTTCTGGTGGAGCGCACCCTCGGGTTTGGCCTCTTCTCCCCGGAGCTGGGCGGCGACCCGGTGCTCTTCCAGCACATGTTCTGGTTCTACTCGCACCCCGCGGTCTACATCATGATGCTTCCCGCGCTGGGAATCACCAATGAGATCATCGCGGCCAACTGTAAGAAGCGCATCTTTGGCTACGAGTTTGTGGCGATGTCTTCCCTTGCGATTGCCGCCTTTGGCTTCGTGGTCTGGGGCCACCACATGTTCGCGACCGCTCAGTCGATGTACTCGAGCATGGTGTTCTCGATTATCTCGTTCCTCGTGGCGGTGCCCTCGGCGATCAAGGTCTTTAACTGGATCGCGACCATCTTCAAGGGGAGTGTCGAGCTCTCCAGCCACATGCTCTTTGCGCTGGGCTTTATCGGTCTCTTCGTGGTGGGTGGACTCACGGGCCTGTTCCTGTCGTCCCTTGCCACGGACGTCCACCTCACGGCAACGTACTTTGTGGTGGCACACTTCCACTATGTCATGGTGGGAGGAGCCCTGATGGGCTTCATGGGAGGGCTACACTACTGGTGGCCCAAGATCACGGGGCGCCTCTACCCCGAGTTCCCCGCAAAGCTCTCGGCGATTATCACCTTTGTTGGCTTCAACATGACCTTCTTCCCGCAGTTTATTGTGGGCTACCTGGGCATGCCCCGCCGCTATCACTTCTACGCTCCTGAGTATCAGATCTGGCACATTGCCTCGACAGCAGGCTCTACGGTGCTTGGTGTTGGGTTTGCCCTCCCTGTCTGCTACTTGCTGTGGTCGTGGTTCAAGGGCCCCAAGGCACTCGCGAACCCCTGGGGAGCTGTCGGGTTGGAGTGGACTATTCCCTCACCGCCTGTGACCCACAACTTCCTGGTAGCGCCCGTCGTCACCTGGGAGGCGTATGAGTACACGGGTGAGCATCCTGCACACGACGTTCTGGATCATGCTCATGACCACGATCACGAGACGGTCGCACCCGTTCGAGAGGAAACCCACGTATGA
- the nrfD gene encoding NrfD/PsrC family molybdoenzyme membrane anchor subunit has protein sequence MATEPMGGKRTQLIPENFIDNEHDYESITDIIARVVLNPRPPLIWFIMTAGGFVGLNVMLMAVTWLILRGTGIWGNNQPTGWAWDIINFVWWIGIGHAGTLISAILLLMRQSWRNSINRFAEAMTIFAVMCAGLYPLLHTGRPWCDYWLFPYPNVLGMWPQTRSPLEWDVFAVSTYFTISVLFWFLGLVPDIATLRDRSRSTWAKVLYGAAALGWRGSAKHWFRYEQATNILAGISAPLVLSVHTIVSFDFAVGIVPGWHTTIFPPYFVAGAVFAGFAMVLTFGLPLRALYGLKDFITEKHLDWMAKITLATGLIVFYGYVLEMFYGWYSGNVYELSLVNHRIAGPYAPFYWALIFCNGIWPQALWSHKLRKNVPFLFVTSIVIGIGMWLERFVIIPMSLTRDFITSSWGYYSPTLWDWLLFLGTMGFFTFLLFMFIKVLPFINIFEMRDLLHKNHHTFGHTAHEHDAAHAEEAH, from the coding sequence ATGGCAACGGAACCGATGGGCGGCAAGCGCACGCAGCTCATCCCCGAAAACTTTATCGACAACGAGCACGACTACGAGTCTATTACAGACATCATCGCGCGAGTTGTACTGAACCCGCGGCCGCCGCTGATCTGGTTCATCATGACGGCAGGTGGCTTTGTGGGCCTCAATGTCATGCTGATGGCGGTCACCTGGCTGATCCTGCGGGGAACGGGTATCTGGGGAAACAACCAGCCGACCGGCTGGGCATGGGACATTATCAACTTTGTCTGGTGGATTGGTATCGGCCACGCCGGAACACTGATCTCCGCGATTCTGCTCCTGATGCGCCAGTCTTGGCGTAACTCGATCAACCGCTTTGCGGAGGCCATGACGATCTTCGCGGTGATGTGTGCGGGTCTCTATCCGCTGCTGCACACCGGTCGTCCTTGGTGTGACTACTGGCTCTTCCCGTATCCCAATGTCCTAGGGATGTGGCCACAGACCCGCTCACCCTTGGAGTGGGACGTCTTTGCCGTCTCTACCTACTTCACTATCTCGGTTCTCTTCTGGTTCCTGGGGCTCGTGCCCGACATTGCGACCCTGCGTGATCGCTCTCGGAGCACTTGGGCCAAGGTCCTCTACGGGGCGGCTGCGCTGGGCTGGCGGGGAAGTGCCAAGCACTGGTTCCGCTACGAGCAGGCGACTAATATCCTCGCAGGAATCTCCGCGCCGCTCGTTCTCTCGGTTCACACGATCGTCTCCTTCGACTTCGCCGTGGGGATTGTCCCGGGCTGGCACACGACCATCTTCCCGCCCTACTTTGTTGCGGGAGCTGTCTTTGCCGGATTTGCGATGGTGCTGACCTTTGGTCTGCCGCTACGCGCCCTGTATGGCCTCAAGGACTTTATCACCGAGAAGCACCTGGACTGGATGGCCAAGATCACCCTCGCGACCGGCCTAATTGTCTTCTACGGCTATGTCTTGGAGATGTTCTACGGCTGGTACTCGGGCAATGTCTACGAGCTCTCGCTGGTCAACCACCGAATCGCAGGGCCGTACGCGCCGTTCTACTGGGCGCTGATCTTCTGCAACGGGATCTGGCCGCAGGCGCTCTGGAGCCATAAGCTGCGCAAGAACGTTCCCTTCCTCTTTGTGACGAGCATCGTGATTGGAATCGGGATGTGGCTGGAGCGCTTCGTCATTATCCCCATGTCGCTCACCCGTGACTTCATCACAAGCTCCTGGGGCTACTACTCGCCGACCCTCTGGGACTGGCTACTCTTCCTGGGGACGATGGGCTTCTTTACCTTCTTGCTCTTTATGTTCATTAAGGTACTGCCCTTCATCAATATCTTTGAGATGCGTGATCTGTTGCATAAAAATCACCACACCTTCGGCCACACGGCTCATGAGCATGACGCAGCGCATGCGGAGGAGGCCCACTAA
- the coxB gene encoding cytochrome c oxidase subunit II: MRAPAASEFANNVDALYFALVALTVVSTVLVLALLIFLVARYQRGNNVDRSNPVDHHTGLEMAWTLPALVLGLGIFVWSAKLFGEVYQPPKNAKEIFIIGKQWMWHMQHANGIRENNELHIPVDEPVKFTMISQDVIHAFYVPEFRMQRQVQPGEYTQMWVKPTRVGKYHIYCNMYCGTQHSEMGGWVYVMSRPDYDKWVASGGVRAVSPGGIEAKRGALSLAQQGKALYEKYQCVGCHGGSNSDATRRGPSLAGIFGKSRQLVGGKVVTADDAYLRNAILYPNEFALAGWPQGMPPYKGVLSEADVLAVNAYIKTIGTKDEPDAGHPAQESIPADTDNQQFRYMYGGEQYK, from the coding sequence ATGCGGGCTCCGGCAGCATCGGAGTTCGCAAATAATGTGGATGCGCTCTATTTTGCGCTTGTCGCGCTGACCGTCGTCTCGACAGTCCTCGTGCTGGCGTTGCTGATCTTCTTAGTAGCGCGGTACCAACGTGGAAACAATGTAGACCGCTCCAATCCTGTGGACCACCACACGGGCCTTGAGATGGCTTGGACCCTCCCTGCGCTCGTTCTGGGACTGGGGATCTTTGTCTGGTCCGCGAAGCTCTTTGGTGAGGTCTACCAGCCGCCAAAGAATGCCAAGGAGATCTTCATCATTGGCAAGCAGTGGATGTGGCACATGCAGCACGCCAATGGGATTCGGGAGAACAACGAGCTCCATATCCCGGTGGACGAGCCGGTCAAGTTCACCATGATCTCCCAGGATGTCATTCACGCCTTCTATGTCCCAGAGTTTCGCATGCAGCGCCAGGTGCAGCCCGGGGAGTACACCCAGATGTGGGTCAAGCCGACCCGTGTGGGCAAGTACCATATCTACTGCAACATGTACTGTGGCACGCAGCACTCCGAGATGGGGGGCTGGGTCTATGTCATGAGCCGCCCTGACTACGATAAGTGGGTTGCCAGTGGGGGAGTACGTGCGGTGAGCCCAGGGGGGATCGAGGCCAAGCGTGGGGCACTCTCCCTTGCACAGCAGGGCAAGGCTCTCTACGAGAAGTACCAGTGTGTTGGCTGTCATGGTGGCTCTAACTCAGACGCGACCCGCCGTGGTCCCTCCCTTGCGGGGATCTTTGGCAAGAGCCGCCAGCTTGTGGGAGGGAAGGTGGTTACCGCCGACGATGCCTACCTGCGAAATGCCATTCTCTACCCGAATGAGTTTGCGCTGGCAGGCTGGCCCCAGGGGATGCCTCCTTACAAGGGGGTTCTATCTGAAGCGGATGTCCTCGCGGTCAATGCCTATATTAAGACAATTGGAACGAAGGACGAGCCCGATGCGGGCCATCCGGCGCAGGAATCGATTCCTGCGGACACGGATAACCAGCAGTTCCGTTACATGTACGGAGGAGAACAGTACAAATGA
- a CDS encoding TAT-variant-translocated molybdopterin oxidoreductase has product MKTKQWKSYAELAETQEYAQWVDDEFPGRATLLDLDRRDFLKLTGAGMALAGLSGCRIMPHVKSVPYVRAPEQQVPGQSVYYATTLESRGLGIGVLVRSYEGRPVKIEGNPEHPSSLGATDAWTQSELLSLYDPERAQSVVERGEIRNWDQFFATARPLLKKEAGSGGAGIRLVTSTIVSPTYAAQIGKFLSKYPSAKWIQWEPLSQSNVRQGTQLVFGKPLSPVYHLEAAKTVLSVDADFLLTLPGAVRYAREFANGRRVREGSTEMNRLYTIESSYSITGASSDHRLALKPTDIERFVRALYAKVTGAGAAPLPAGVDEAFISALADDLKAGGVVIPGDEQTPGVHAIAHALNAAIGAIGKGVTYHAPIEAKVQDSLVELKQLASDLAEGKVTFLLTLGGNPVYDAPAELKLRELYLSEKCPLRAHLGRYADETAEVSHWFLPESHGLESWGDLKAHDGTIGLQQPLVEPLYETKTASEVLTLLVDQPFGGMELLRQHYASLSENVWRKAVHDGVIANSASPAVAVTAAANLLATLPEPPASAELEVNFRPDPTIWDGRYATNTWLQELPKPLTTIVWDNAALISPKTAKKLGLISDEHQNDAVNIAQYSGKKLIEVSLGEAKIKVAAWVQPGQPDDTITLYLGYGRTQGGPICEKQGFNVYPLRTSASLNHATGVTVKATNEDYSLAYTQPHHLMRSEVDNAAAEALHINEHENRDIVRSGSLKRFIDTKGRMHEEHHPEPERAGEAPHEEHGEEHTVDAASLPTIPADDAFGLGRNHWKYVAEEPTVKTEVNKEGLISLYPEYSRAGFNAWAMSIDLTTCIGCNACTIACQAENNIPVVGKDQVAAGREMHWIRIDHYFESPDLVNVESHFMPIPCMQCEKAPCEPVCPVAATVHSHEGLNQMVYNRCVGTRYCSNNCPYKVRRFNFLKWTQGAGGPTTLNFFEKPVLKMLPNPDVTLRGRGVMEKCTYCVQRINEVRIEAKKESREIQDGEIITACQQVCPTQAIVFGDINNPKSKVSLLKKQPHDYSLLAELNTRPRTTYLAKIKNPNPALVKPGAESAAEGGH; this is encoded by the coding sequence ATCATGCCCCACGTGAAGTCGGTGCCCTATGTCCGCGCTCCCGAGCAGCAGGTTCCGGGCCAGTCGGTCTACTACGCCACCACCCTGGAGAGCCGCGGGCTCGGAATCGGGGTGCTGGTGCGCTCCTACGAAGGGCGGCCCGTCAAGATCGAGGGCAACCCCGAGCACCCATCCAGCCTAGGTGCAACCGATGCCTGGACCCAGTCCGAGCTCCTCAGCCTCTACGACCCGGAGCGGGCGCAGTCGGTTGTCGAGCGGGGCGAGATCCGCAACTGGGACCAGTTCTTCGCGACCGCGCGGCCTCTGCTCAAGAAAGAGGCTGGTAGCGGGGGGGCAGGGATTCGCCTGGTTACCTCGACCATCGTCAGCCCCACCTACGCGGCCCAGATCGGGAAGTTCCTCAGCAAGTACCCCAGCGCCAAGTGGATTCAGTGGGAGCCGCTCTCCCAGAGCAATGTCCGCCAAGGGACCCAGCTGGTCTTCGGTAAGCCCCTCAGCCCTGTCTACCACCTTGAGGCCGCCAAGACCGTCCTCTCTGTGGATGCAGACTTCCTGCTGACCCTGCCCGGTGCCGTGCGCTACGCCCGTGAGTTTGCCAACGGACGCCGTGTCCGTGAGGGCAGCACGGAGATGAACCGCCTCTACACGATCGAGAGCAGCTACTCCATCACCGGGGCATCGTCGGACCACCGTCTGGCACTCAAGCCCACCGATATCGAGCGCTTCGTGCGTGCCCTCTACGCCAAGGTCACCGGCGCGGGAGCTGCACCGCTTCCCGCAGGTGTCGATGAGGCCTTTATCAGCGCCCTTGCCGACGATCTCAAGGCAGGCGGTGTGGTGATTCCGGGCGATGAGCAGACCCCCGGGGTTCATGCGATCGCGCACGCTCTGAACGCAGCCATTGGGGCAATCGGTAAGGGAGTGACCTACCATGCGCCTATCGAGGCCAAGGTTCAGGACTCGCTTGTTGAGCTCAAGCAGCTCGCGAGCGATCTGGCTGAGGGCAAGGTGACCTTCCTACTGACCCTCGGTGGCAACCCTGTCTACGATGCGCCGGCGGAGCTGAAGCTGCGCGAGCTCTACCTCTCGGAGAAGTGTCCGCTTCGGGCGCACCTAGGGCGCTACGCCGACGAGACCGCGGAGGTCTCGCACTGGTTCCTCCCCGAGTCGCATGGCCTAGAGTCTTGGGGCGATCTGAAGGCGCACGATGGCACGATTGGCCTACAGCAGCCGCTGGTGGAGCCGCTCTACGAGACCAAGACTGCCTCCGAGGTCCTGACGCTTCTGGTAGACCAGCCCTTTGGGGGGATGGAGCTCCTGCGCCAGCACTATGCGTCGCTGAGTGAGAATGTCTGGCGTAAGGCGGTCCACGATGGGGTCATTGCCAACTCGGCGAGCCCTGCGGTGGCCGTGACCGCTGCCGCCAACCTGTTGGCAACCCTGCCCGAGCCGCCCGCCTCCGCAGAGCTTGAGGTCAACTTCCGCCCGGATCCGACGATCTGGGACGGGCGCTATGCAACCAATACCTGGCTCCAGGAGCTGCCCAAGCCCCTGACCACGATTGTCTGGGACAACGCCGCGCTGATCTCGCCCAAGACCGCCAAGAAGCTGGGGCTGATCTCCGACGAGCACCAGAACGATGCGGTCAATATCGCGCAGTACTCGGGCAAGAAGCTGATCGAGGTCTCCCTGGGCGAGGCGAAGATCAAGGTCGCGGCCTGGGTTCAGCCCGGCCAGCCCGACGATACCATCACGCTCTACCTGGGCTACGGCCGCACGCAGGGTGGGCCGATCTGCGAGAAGCAGGGCTTCAATGTCTACCCGCTTCGCACCAGCGCCAGCCTGAACCACGCCACGGGGGTTACGGTGAAGGCGACCAACGAGGACTACTCGCTGGCCTACACCCAACCGCACCACCTGATGCGCTCTGAGGTGGACAATGCCGCCGCCGAGGCTCTTCATATCAATGAGCACGAGAACCGCGATATTGTCCGCTCGGGAAGCCTGAAGCGCTTTATCGACACCAAGGGGCGCATGCACGAGGAGCACCACCCGGAGCCAGAGCGCGCCGGTGAGGCACCACATGAGGAGCATGGGGAGGAGCATACCGTTGACGCGGCGAGCCTACCGACCATCCCTGCCGATGATGCCTTTGGTCTTGGGCGAAACCACTGGAAGTACGTCGCCGAAGAGCCGACCGTCAAGACAGAGGTCAATAAAGAGGGGCTAATCTCCCTCTACCCGGAGTACTCACGTGCAGGCTTCAATGCCTGGGCGATGAGTATCGACCTGACCACCTGTATCGGCTGTAACGCCTGTACGATCGCTTGCCAGGCGGAGAACAACATCCCGGTAGTGGGCAAAGACCAGGTAGCGGCAGGGCGCGAGATGCACTGGATCCGTATCGACCACTACTTTGAGTCGCCGGACCTGGTCAATGTCGAGAGCCACTTCATGCCGATCCCGTGTATGCAGTGTGAGAAGGCGCCTTGTGAGCCGGTCTGTCCGGTCGCCGCGACCGTGCACAGCCATGAGGGCCTCAACCAGATGGTCTACAACCGCTGTGTGGGAACCCGCTACTGCTCCAACAACTGCCCTTACAAGGTGCGACGCTTCAACTTCCTGAAGTGGACCCAGGGTGCGGGAGGACCGACCACGCTGAACTTCTTTGAGAAGCCCGTGCTCAAGATGCTCCCCAACCCGGATGTGACGCTGCGCGGTCGTGGTGTGATGGAGAAGTGTACCTACTGTGTCCAGCGCATCAACGAGGTCCGAATCGAGGCCAAGAAAGAGAGCCGCGAGATTCAGGATGGCGAGATCATAACCGCCTGCCAGCAGGTCTGTCCGACCCAGGCGATTGTCTTTGGTGATATCAACAACCCCAAGAGCAAGGTAAGCCTGCTCAAGAAACAGCCGCACGACTACTCGCTCCTGGCCGAGCTCAATACCCGGCCCCGGACGACGTACCTGGCTAAGATCAAGAACCCCAACCCCGCGCTGGTGAAGCCGGGTGCTGAGAGCGCGGCGGAGGGAGGGCACTAG
- a CDS encoding cytochrome c oxidase subunit 3 — MSLHALEPGAGAEHAHGAGQRVSMQYENIDQQNESYLVGMWSFLVTEIMFFGGLFLAYALYRVMYFNTYLEAHQFLLQYGWFGMHNGFPWLGTINTTVLLTSSLFMVLAVYNAQIGQRIKTILWLLTVVGCAFGFMVVKYFEYTNKLHEGLYPDRNFNYARALYILKTEHAAGHEGHENPRANEAWTAMKAAEKAGAKLTEEGLEIPATQTAQVAGGINQSLTEVPKDTIAFSVPDASYSKYLSEANHARLFMSIYFSMTGLHGIHVSLGILMMGLLILFYGIKHPCVDDYMPLEMIGLYWHFVDIVWIFLFPLMYLIS; from the coding sequence ATGAGTCTCCACGCTCTAGAGCCCGGCGCGGGTGCTGAGCACGCCCACGGTGCTGGTCAGCGCGTCTCGATGCAGTACGAGAACATCGACCAGCAAAACGAGAGCTACCTGGTTGGGATGTGGTCATTCCTGGTCACGGAGATCATGTTCTTTGGGGGGCTGTTCCTTGCCTACGCGCTCTACCGGGTGATGTACTTCAACACCTACCTGGAGGCGCATCAGTTCCTGCTCCAGTACGGCTGGTTCGGGATGCACAATGGCTTCCCTTGGCTGGGGACGATCAACACCACGGTCCTGCTGACCAGCTCACTCTTTATGGTGCTCGCGGTCTACAATGCTCAGATCGGGCAGCGGATCAAGACTATCCTTTGGCTGTTGACGGTGGTAGGTTGTGCATTTGGCTTTATGGTGGTCAAGTACTTCGAGTACACCAATAAGCTCCATGAAGGCCTCTATCCGGACCGGAACTTCAACTACGCACGCGCTCTCTACATCCTCAAGACCGAACATGCTGCCGGGCACGAGGGCCATGAGAATCCTCGGGCAAACGAGGCCTGGACAGCGATGAAGGCGGCGGAGAAGGCGGGGGCAAAGCTAACCGAAGAGGGGCTCGAGATCCCAGCGACTCAGACGGCGCAGGTCGCGGGGGGGATCAACCAGAGCCTCACCGAGGTTCCAAAGGACACAATCGCCTTCTCGGTCCCGGATGCTTCCTACAGTAAGTACCTCTCTGAGGCGAACCATGCTCGCCTGTTCATGAGTATCTACTTCTCCATGACCGGGCTACACGGAATCCACGTCTCCCTGGGAATCTTAATGATGGGCCTCTTGATTCTCTTCTATGGAATCAAGCATCCCTGTGTCGATGACTACATGCCGCTGGAAATGATTGGCTTGTACTGGCACTTTGTTGACATCGTGTGGATCTTCCTGTTCCCGCTGATGTACCTGATCTCGTAA